From Pantanalinema sp., a single genomic window includes:
- a CDS encoding C39 family peptidase: MSNKITEPSSGAAAASAAAARLRASSTGAGKDAAAAASKPPSSTDRLNQTVKRKQLDVPLLYQYTGKAQNACGTTSLTMILQHFGKKITREEVDAKIRAMDGPTDPDEIVSFARKQGLSAAMYNKGSVDELKQFLDKGIPLEVMIDPDANPSDTTLHYVVVTGYETDPKTGKTNLLINDPACLEPQRVSQEEFEKQWSSLKVKNVGTGLDNFFVAIAPGGTELPRSRTKGAGVALTVLDGIAAGEKAGGLGKKVAEGAKSAWNTVKGWFGG; encoded by the coding sequence ATGAGCAACAAGATCACCGAGCCGTCCTCCGGGGCCGCCGCCGCTTCCGCTGCCGCGGCCAGGCTGCGCGCCTCGTCTACCGGCGCGGGCAAGGACGCCGCTGCCGCCGCGAGCAAGCCGCCGTCGAGCACCGATCGCCTCAACCAGACGGTGAAGCGCAAGCAGCTCGACGTTCCTTTGCTCTACCAGTACACGGGCAAGGCCCAGAACGCGTGCGGTACCACCAGCCTCACCATGATCCTCCAGCACTTCGGAAAGAAGATCACCCGCGAGGAGGTCGACGCCAAGATCCGGGCCATGGACGGCCCGACGGATCCCGACGAGATCGTCTCCTTCGCCAGGAAGCAGGGCCTCAGCGCCGCCATGTACAACAAGGGCTCGGTCGATGAGCTCAAGCAGTTCCTCGACAAGGGCATCCCGCTGGAGGTCATGATCGACCCCGACGCGAACCCAAGCGACACCACGCTGCACTACGTGGTGGTGACGGGCTACGAGACCGACCCCAAGACGGGCAAGACCAATCTGCTCATCAACGACCCTGCGTGCCTCGAGCCCCAGCGCGTCAGCCAGGAGGAGTTCGAGAAGCAGTGGTCGAGCCTCAAGGTCAAGAACGTGGGGACCGGCCTCGACAACTTCTTCGTCGCGATCGCCCCGGGCGGCACCGAGCTGCCCCGCTCCCGCACCAAGGGTGCAGGCGTGGCCCTGACCGTCCTGGACGGGATCGCCGCGGGCGAGAAGGCCGGAGGCCTCGGCAAGAAGGTCGCCGAGGGCGCCAAGAGCGCCTGGAACACCGTCAAGGGCTGGTTCGGGGGCTAG
- a CDS encoding carbohydrate ABC transporter permease yields MKPRHLATLVLAVGALLMAAPFLLMVGTSLMTYAQTVAYPPEFWPKPATLANYAKALKETPILRYLANSLLVALVTVVGQVVTGSMAGFAFARLRFEGQNALFFAVLATMMVPIYINLVPLYSLMAFFGWVDTYQALILPGLTGAFGIFLFRQWFLNLPSELEDAARIDGCSPWDMYWRVALPTALPAIATLAIFEFLASWNTFLWPLVVTHSEHLRTLPVGLAAFRSSMKEATDWGLLMAATAIAVFPAIAVFAVGQKYFVRGLLEGAVKD; encoded by the coding sequence ATGAAGCCACGCCACCTCGCGACCCTGGTCCTCGCCGTGGGCGCCCTGTTGATGGCCGCTCCCTTCCTGCTGATGGTGGGCACCTCGCTGATGACCTACGCCCAGACCGTGGCCTACCCGCCCGAGTTCTGGCCGAAGCCCGCCACCCTTGCGAACTACGCCAAGGCCCTCAAGGAAACGCCCATCCTGCGCTACCTCGCCAACAGCCTGCTGGTGGCCCTGGTGACGGTCGTTGGGCAGGTCGTGACGGGCTCCATGGCGGGCTTCGCCTTCGCGCGCCTGCGGTTCGAGGGGCAGAACGCCCTCTTCTTCGCGGTGCTGGCCACCATGATGGTGCCGATCTACATCAACCTGGTGCCGCTCTACTCTTTGATGGCCTTCTTCGGCTGGGTCGATACCTACCAGGCGCTCATCCTGCCGGGGCTGACGGGGGCCTTCGGGATCTTCCTGTTCCGGCAGTGGTTCCTGAACCTGCCGAGCGAGCTTGAGGACGCCGCGCGGATCGACGGCTGCTCGCCATGGGACATGTACTGGCGCGTGGCCCTGCCGACGGCCCTTCCGGCCATCGCGACCCTCGCCATCTTCGAGTTCCTGGCCTCCTGGAACACCTTCCTCTGGCCCCTGGTCGTCACCCACTCCGAGCACCTGCGCACCCTGCCGGTGGGGCTCGCCGCCTTCCGCAGCAGCATGAAGGAAGCCACCGACTGGGGCCTGCTCATGGCGGCGACGGCGATCGCGGTTTTCCCCGCGATCGCCGTCTTCGCCGTCGGTCAGAAGTACTTCGTGCGCGGCCTGCTGGAGGGTGCGGTCAAGGACTAG
- a CDS encoding sugar ABC transporter permease, translating to MMSPLRRTESRWAFWLLLPALLGIGLFTVLPTLGSFALSFAQWDMLGAPRWVGLANYADLGRDPLFWRVLAQTGAFVLLYVALDVALAVGLAIALNQKVRALGLYRTAYFLPVVTSMVAGAILWSWIFDPRSGLLNALLGLVNLGPVRWLSDPHWALPSLVVVSVWKNLGYDMLLVLAGLQAIPSQQLEAASLDGAGAIQRFRFVTLPLLGSTLVMVTMMATIRAFQTFDTVYLMTEGGPHRSTTILGYWLFQNAFTYFKLGKASALAYVLFAFLVLLGAVQWWSRKALSHQEEDR from the coding sequence ATGATGAGCCCCTTGCGCCGCACGGAATCGCGCTGGGCCTTCTGGCTCCTCTTGCCCGCGCTCCTGGGGATCGGGCTGTTCACGGTCCTGCCCACCCTCGGCTCGTTCGCCCTCAGCTTCGCCCAGTGGGACATGCTGGGCGCCCCGCGCTGGGTGGGGCTCGCCAACTACGCGGACCTCGGGCGCGACCCGCTCTTCTGGCGGGTGCTCGCGCAGACCGGGGCCTTCGTCCTGCTCTACGTCGCCTTGGATGTGGCGCTCGCCGTGGGGCTCGCCATCGCCTTGAACCAGAAGGTCCGAGCACTCGGCCTCTACCGCACGGCCTACTTCCTGCCGGTCGTCACCTCCATGGTCGCGGGCGCCATCCTCTGGAGCTGGATCTTCGATCCGCGCAGCGGCCTGCTGAACGCCCTGCTGGGGCTGGTCAACCTGGGGCCCGTGCGCTGGCTCAGCGACCCTCACTGGGCCCTGCCCTCGCTCGTGGTGGTCAGCGTCTGGAAGAACCTCGGCTACGACATGCTGCTGGTGCTCGCGGGGCTGCAGGCCATCCCTTCCCAGCAACTGGAGGCCGCGAGCCTCGACGGGGCCGGGGCCATCCAGCGCTTCCGGTTCGTCACCCTTCCGCTGCTCGGGTCGACCCTCGTGATGGTCACCATGATGGCGACCATCCGCGCGTTCCAGACCTTCGACACCGTCTACCTCATGACCGAGGGCGGCCCGCATCGCTCGACGACGATTCTCGGGTACTGGCTCTTCCAGAACGCCTTCACCTACTTCAAGCTCGGCAAGGCCTCGGCCCTCGCCTACGTCCTCTTCGCCTTCCTCGTCCTGCTCGGCGCCGTTCAGTGGTGGAGCCGCAAGGCCCTCAGCCACCAGGAGGAGGATCGATGA
- a CDS encoding sugar ABC transporter substrate-binding protein yields the protein MRLKGLLALLALLTAACARPATDAVTFSTWGSIEEIETLKPLLADFERENPDVKVKLIHIPDEYPHKIRLLAASGTLPDVLFMESQTLSGFANRGVLRDMDAFLRKDEQLKRSEFYRPVLDAMSWKGKLYGIPRDLSNLVIFYNKRLFDAARVPYPNAGWTYEEMVEKAQRLTKGDQQFGIGFAPFPLYWLPYLWSDGADVMDADMRRSTLLEPKSLAALHRYLDLRTKYHVAPTEAQVGNARMSQLFAQGKLAMMVGGRWVVPGFRKKLDFGWDVAPFPRGKTGSVVDADASGWSIAKSSKQPEKAWRLVRYLASKKSIAAFTESGLIVPSRPDVANSSAFLGSGPPASSKVFLDVIAAARPTRTPPSYDEILYELIDGLPPAWNGEAELEATLRPISARIDALLQEDRP from the coding sequence GTGCGTCTCAAGGGACTCTTGGCGCTCTTGGCGCTGTTGACCGCCGCCTGTGCTCGCCCGGCCACGGACGCCGTCACCTTCTCGACCTGGGGCTCGATCGAGGAGATCGAGACCCTCAAGCCGCTCCTGGCCGACTTCGAGCGAGAGAACCCCGACGTCAAGGTCAAGCTGATCCACATCCCCGACGAGTACCCCCACAAGATCCGGCTGCTGGCGGCCTCGGGGACCCTGCCGGACGTGCTGTTCATGGAGAGCCAGACCCTCTCGGGCTTCGCCAACCGGGGCGTGCTGCGCGACATGGACGCGTTCCTGCGCAAGGACGAACAGCTCAAGCGCAGCGAATTCTACCGCCCGGTGCTCGATGCCATGTCGTGGAAGGGCAAGCTCTACGGCATCCCCCGCGACCTCTCGAACCTCGTCATCTTCTACAACAAGCGCCTCTTCGACGCCGCGCGCGTCCCCTACCCGAATGCGGGCTGGACCTACGAGGAAATGGTCGAGAAGGCGCAGCGCCTCACGAAGGGCGACCAGCAGTTCGGCATCGGGTTCGCGCCCTTTCCCCTCTACTGGCTGCCCTACCTCTGGAGCGACGGCGCTGACGTGATGGACGCCGACATGCGGCGCTCGACCTTGCTCGAGCCCAAGAGCCTCGCCGCCCTCCACCGCTACCTCGACCTGCGGACGAAGTATCACGTGGCCCCCACCGAGGCCCAGGTCGGAAACGCCCGCATGAGCCAGCTCTTCGCGCAGGGCAAGCTCGCCATGATGGTGGGTGGCCGCTGGGTGGTGCCCGGCTTCCGCAAGAAGCTGGACTTCGGCTGGGACGTGGCCCCCTTCCCGAGAGGGAAGACGGGCTCGGTGGTGGACGCGGACGCCTCGGGCTGGAGCATCGCGAAGAGCAGCAAGCAACCCGAGAAGGCCTGGCGCCTGGTGCGCTACCTCGCAAGCAAGAAGAGCATCGCCGCCTTCACCGAGAGCGGCCTCATCGTGCCCTCGCGTCCGGACGTCGCGAACTCGAGCGCCTTCCTGGGCTCGGGTCCGCCCGCCTCGAGCAAGGTCTTCCTGGACGTCATCGCCGCGGCGCGGCCCACCCGCACCCCCCCCAGCTACGACGAGATCCTGTACGAGCTGATCGACGGCTTGCCGCCTGCCTGGAACGGCGAGGCTGAACTCGAAGCGACCTTGCGCCCCATCTCCGCGCGCATCGATGCGCTCCTGCAAGAGGACCGCCCATGA
- a CDS encoding GNAT family N-acetyltransferase: protein MIELQSYRPEQASELLTVWHAAMGDRHPIMPSLWTANTEGDPGFVPGDLIVATRERQAVGFVMTKQWRGDYPGCDRFASRGYLALMAVHPAHQRQGIGSALLEEAIALLCSQGAEKVLLEGSFHHFMPGIPASSPEALAFFERRGFSPFKEVWDVRRRLDVGAALPSVEVTLRAQPDIVIRPYAPGEEAALVAFLQESFAGRWARDTDLLLRSGSDVRHVMGVFMDGVPQGFAQLHVPGSPGALRWAGFAPEVAALGPIGMGKTLRGRGLGLALLVRGLEELRAQGARETVIDWTDLLDFYGRCGFTPWLRYTLAQRPLP from the coding sequence GTGATCGAGCTTCAGTCCTATCGACCCGAGCAGGCCTCGGAACTACTGACCGTCTGGCATGCGGCCATGGGCGATCGCCATCCCATTATGCCCTCCCTCTGGACGGCTAACACCGAGGGCGATCCCGGCTTCGTGCCCGGGGACCTGATCGTGGCCACGCGCGAGCGCCAGGCGGTCGGCTTCGTCATGACCAAGCAGTGGCGCGGCGATTATCCCGGCTGCGATCGCTTCGCCTCGCGGGGGTATCTCGCCCTCATGGCCGTGCACCCCGCCCACCAGCGCCAGGGGATCGGCTCGGCCCTGCTGGAGGAAGCGATCGCGCTTCTGTGTTCGCAGGGGGCCGAGAAGGTCCTGCTCGAGGGAAGCTTCCACCACTTCATGCCGGGGATTCCCGCCTCGAGCCCGGAGGCGCTCGCCTTCTTCGAGCGGCGCGGCTTCTCGCCCTTCAAGGAGGTCTGGGACGTCCGGCGCCGCCTGGACGTCGGGGCTGCGCTGCCTTCGGTCGAAGTGACGCTGCGCGCCCAGCCGGACATCGTCATTCGCCCCTACGCGCCCGGTGAGGAAGCAGCACTCGTCGCCTTCCTCCAGGAGAGCTTCGCCGGCCGCTGGGCGCGAGACACCGACCTCCTGCTGCGCAGCGGCTCGGACGTTCGCCACGTCATGGGGGTGTTCATGGACGGCGTGCCGCAGGGCTTCGCCCAGCTTCACGTGCCGGGAAGTCCTGGGGCCCTGCGCTGGGCGGGCTTCGCTCCCGAGGTCGCGGCACTCGGCCCCATCGGGATGGGCAAGACCCTGAGGGGCCGTGGCCTGGGCCTCGCCCTTCTGGTGCGGGGCCTCGAGGAGCTTCGCGCGCAAGGGGCGCGCGAGACGGTCATCGACTGGACGGACTTGCTTGATTTCTACGGGCGGTGCGGCTTTACGCCGTGGCTGCGCTACACCCTCGCGCAACGGCCCCTGCCATGA
- a CDS encoding phosphotransferase, with product MSQAPLLIDPAVLVRVAAGYPELGTFVGIVRNGLSVNSAACLFETTHGVYFTKCYDPRERSAEAILAEHALIMRLVAKGFPTPRLLETARSTTLAWDEGLPFALFERARGEDRYAQAPVFTPCASPVETHAMGAALAAFHLALSDSPLLESKPFRGITARYRLMAAPSVRHGLAALYEEAPVLAPFLAAQPEWEACLSWLEEWHRRLKPHLARLPRGIIHGDFIKRNLFWQDRAVSDVIDFDLWNVEAWVYDLALSLIPAGFAWPEILAGRALPDAHHLRAFLEGYQSVRPLEAFERATLSWVVSTARVEFYLSLVARGLDRRDRAEAERFFRLLVDTLGWFAANPRWHDVLA from the coding sequence ATGAGCCAGGCGCCTCTTCTCATCGACCCTGCGGTGCTCGTTCGGGTCGCGGCCGGCTATCCCGAACTCGGCACCTTCGTGGGGATCGTCCGCAACGGCCTGAGCGTCAACTCGGCGGCTTGCCTGTTCGAGACGACGCACGGCGTGTACTTCACCAAGTGTTACGACCCGCGCGAGCGCAGCGCCGAGGCGATTCTCGCCGAGCATGCCTTGATCATGCGCCTGGTGGCGAAGGGCTTCCCGACCCCGCGCCTGCTGGAAACCGCTCGGAGCACGACCCTTGCCTGGGACGAGGGACTGCCCTTCGCCCTCTTCGAGCGGGCCAGAGGAGAGGACCGGTACGCACAGGCCCCGGTCTTCACCCCCTGCGCCTCACCCGTCGAGACGCACGCCATGGGAGCGGCCCTGGCCGCTTTCCACCTGGCGCTCTCGGATTCCCCCTTGCTTGAGTCCAAGCCCTTCCGGGGCATCACCGCCCGCTACCGCCTCATGGCCGCGCCCTCGGTGCGCCACGGCCTCGCTGCCCTCTACGAGGAGGCGCCGGTCCTGGCGCCGTTCCTCGCCGCGCAACCCGAGTGGGAGGCCTGTCTCAGCTGGCTGGAAGAGTGGCACCGGCGCCTCAAGCCTCACCTCGCTCGCCTGCCGCGGGGGATCATCCACGGGGATTTCATCAAGCGCAACCTGTTCTGGCAGGACCGGGCGGTCAGCGACGTCATCGACTTCGATCTTTGGAACGTGGAGGCGTGGGTCTACGACCTGGCCCTCTCGCTCATCCCGGCGGGCTTCGCGTGGCCCGAGATCCTCGCCGGCCGTGCGCTCCCCGACGCCCATCACCTGCGGGCCTTCCTGGAAGGCTACCAGTCGGTCCGGCCCCTGGAGGCGTTCGAGCGTGCCACCTTGTCCTGGGTGGTCTCGACCGCGCGGGTCGAGTTCTACCTGAGCCTGGTCGCGCGGGGCCTGGACAGGCGCGACCGCGCCGAGGCCGAGCGCTTCTTTCGCCTCCTGGTCGATACGCTGGGGTGGTTCGCGGCGAACCCGCGCTGGCACGACGTACTCGCCTGA
- a CDS encoding clostripain-related cysteine peptidase — MKKLLALVAATSMLAGCGLSLPGMNTGNDQKVATKRKLPKGAKKWTVMVHLAADNNLYNFGLQDLNEMEAGINADDVNVIVLFDGNKQGDSAVYEVKKDPAGKNTTFVSTPMTDLPFIPANKEINSGDVNVVKAFGEWAIAKYPAEHYMMSYWDHGSGIFRGGDFITKGFGWDDNGTHLNTNDLSNLTPAFAKVAGQPIDVVGFDACLMAHAEIAYQMKGSAKYLVASEELEPGAGWDYAGWLKNVTGTTAPAQMADVLVKSYAGSYSGREDLTLSATSIDALTGKLVPAMNNLSAALVGAMPAEKATIAAARTGTQSFYNKDCADIGSFAKQLLASNVSAGVKAAAQDVLTAVGATVTSEVHSASRPNATGLVAYFPNANQSYNAKYDNPALIAFSSEGWKNFLKALTQK; from the coding sequence ATGAAGAAGCTGTTGGCCCTTGTTGCGGCAACCTCGATGCTGGCCGGTTGCGGCCTCTCGCTCCCCGGCATGAACACCGGTAACGACCAGAAGGTCGCCACCAAGCGCAAGCTGCCCAAGGGCGCCAAGAAGTGGACCGTCATGGTTCACCTGGCCGCCGACAACAACCTCTACAACTTCGGCCTGCAGGACCTGAACGAGATGGAAGCCGGCATCAACGCCGACGACGTGAACGTGATCGTCCTCTTCGACGGCAACAAGCAGGGCGACTCGGCCGTCTACGAGGTCAAGAAGGACCCCGCCGGCAAGAACACCACCTTCGTCTCGACCCCGATGACCGACCTGCCCTTCATCCCCGCCAACAAGGAGATCAACTCCGGCGACGTGAACGTGGTCAAGGCGTTCGGCGAGTGGGCGATCGCCAAGTACCCCGCCGAGCACTACATGATGAGCTACTGGGACCACGGCTCGGGCATCTTCCGCGGCGGCGACTTCATCACCAAGGGCTTCGGCTGGGATGACAACGGCACCCACCTCAACACCAACGACCTGAGCAACCTGACCCCGGCCTTCGCCAAGGTCGCCGGCCAGCCCATCGACGTCGTCGGCTTCGACGCCTGCCTCATGGCCCACGCCGAGATCGCCTACCAGATGAAGGGCTCGGCCAAGTACCTGGTCGCCTCCGAGGAGCTCGAGCCGGGCGCCGGCTGGGACTACGCGGGCTGGCTCAAGAACGTGACCGGCACCACGGCCCCCGCCCAGATGGCCGACGTCCTGGTCAAGTCCTACGCCGGCAGCTACAGCGGCCGCGAGGACCTCACCCTCTCGGCCACCAGCATCGACGCGCTGACCGGCAAGCTCGTCCCCGCGATGAACAACCTCTCGGCCGCGCTCGTCGGCGCCATGCCCGCCGAGAAGGCCACCATCGCCGCGGCCCGCACCGGCACCCAGAGCTTCTACAACAAGGACTGCGCCGACATCGGCTCGTTCGCCAAGCAGCTGCTGGCGAGCAACGTCTCGGCCGGGGTGAAGGCCGCCGCCCAGGACGTGCTCACCGCCGTCGGCGCCACCGTCACCAGCGAGGTCCACAGCGCCTCGCGTCCCAACGCCACCGGCCTGGTCGCCTACTTCCCCAACGCGAACCAGTCCTACAACGCCAAGTACGACAACCCCGCCCTCATCGCCTTCTCCAGCGAGGGCTGGAAGAACTTCCTCAAGGCCCTCACCCAGAAGTAG
- a CDS encoding DUF2225 domain-containing protein gives MSHSPLVPRDLKCPVCNHGFKLHTPKSSASVLKRRDADFCPYYDGPNPLFYAIWVCPACGYAALKDHFRELSERERPTVKATLEGAPEIKRHDFNKEERTLFAAMLSMQLALRCYEARNAPGEIRGGILLRLAWTCRYGNDRKRERAYLEEAIAAYMAAFDKGLHASSAISEAHVAFLIGEMLRRTGQGQESIQWFVRAIQSDAKQGETYRMAKDQLYEAKESIRFFEYLKAVPLLQSLAADELALLSALTRNRTFVPGKTICREGDPGDSMFIVMRGSARVSVGDQPVAMLKPGQVFGEMSLLSGQPRSATVVAEESAELLEIDRVAFKTLFKANPTIAAEIASTVEARRETNDRILQDGEEPDLSRPVTTSEEGGAPERGGESGLMSRLRGLFELS, from the coding sequence GTGAGCCATTCGCCCTTGGTCCCCCGTGACCTCAAATGCCCGGTCTGCAATCACGGGTTCAAGCTCCACACCCCCAAGAGCTCGGCCTCGGTCCTCAAGCGCCGCGACGCGGACTTCTGCCCCTACTACGACGGTCCGAACCCCCTCTTCTACGCCATCTGGGTCTGCCCGGCGTGCGGCTACGCCGCGCTCAAGGACCACTTCCGCGAGCTCTCCGAGCGCGAGCGCCCCACGGTCAAGGCCACCCTCGAGGGGGCCCCCGAGATCAAGCGGCACGACTTCAACAAGGAAGAGCGCACGCTCTTCGCCGCCATGCTCAGCATGCAGCTCGCCCTGCGCTGCTACGAGGCGCGCAACGCCCCCGGCGAGATCCGGGGGGGGATCCTGCTGCGCCTCGCGTGGACCTGCCGCTACGGCAACGATCGCAAGCGCGAGCGCGCCTACCTGGAAGAGGCGATCGCGGCCTACATGGCCGCTTTCGACAAGGGCCTTCACGCCAGCTCGGCGATCAGCGAGGCCCACGTCGCCTTCCTGATCGGCGAGATGCTGCGCCGCACCGGCCAGGGCCAGGAGTCGATCCAGTGGTTCGTGCGGGCCATCCAGAGCGACGCCAAGCAGGGCGAGACCTACCGGATGGCCAAGGACCAGCTCTACGAGGCCAAGGAGTCGATCCGCTTCTTCGAGTACCTCAAGGCCGTGCCGCTGCTTCAATCCCTCGCCGCCGACGAGCTGGCGCTGCTCTCGGCCCTCACCCGCAACCGCACCTTCGTCCCCGGCAAGACCATCTGCCGGGAGGGCGATCCCGGCGACAGCATGTTCATCGTGATGCGGGGCAGCGCCCGGGTGTCGGTCGGCGACCAGCCGGTCGCCATGCTCAAGCCCGGCCAGGTCTTCGGCGAGATGTCGCTCTTGAGCGGCCAGCCGCGCAGCGCGACGGTGGTGGCCGAGGAGTCCGCCGAGCTGCTCGAGATCGATCGGGTCGCCTTCAAGACCCTGTTCAAGGCCAACCCCACGATCGCCGCCGAGATCGCAAGCACCGTGGAAGCGCGCCGCGAGACCAACGACCGCATCCTCCAGGATGGCGAGGAGCCTGACCTCTCGCGGCCCGTCACGACCTCGGAAGAAGGCGGGGCGCCCGAACGCGGCGGCGAATCGGGCCTCATGTCGCGCCTGCGCGGCCTCTTCGAGCTCTCGTAA